The following proteins come from a genomic window of Nocardioides albertanoniae:
- a CDS encoding Lrp/AsnC family transcriptional regulator, with protein MTAPEIEATDRKILQLLAEDGRMSYTDLGKATGLSTSAVHQRVKRLEQRELITGYGATVNYASIGVPLTAFVALQPMDPSQPDDTPERVANLHEVEACWSIAGADSYMLKVRVATPEALEELLGRIRSSGNVSTRTTIAMYTYYENRPTLRHS; from the coding sequence GTGACTGCACCTGAGATCGAGGCGACCGACCGTAAGATCCTTCAGCTTCTGGCGGAGGACGGCCGGATGTCCTACACCGACCTCGGCAAGGCGACCGGCCTGTCGACCTCGGCGGTTCACCAGCGCGTCAAGCGGCTCGAGCAGCGTGAGCTGATCACCGGTTACGGAGCGACCGTCAACTACGCCTCGATCGGCGTACCGCTGACCGCGTTCGTCGCCCTGCAGCCGATGGACCCCTCCCAGCCCGACGACACCCCTGAGCGTGTCGCCAACCTCCACGAGGTCGAGGCCTGCTGGTCGATCGCAGGGGCCGACTCCTACATGCTCAAGGTGCGGGTGGCCACCCCCGAGGCGCTCGAGGAGCTGCTGGGACGGATCCGTTCGTCCGGCAACGTCTCCACGCGCACCACGATCGCGATGTACACCTACTACGAGAACCGGCCCACGCTGCGCCACTCCTGA